A single window of Verrucomicrobiota bacterium DNA harbors:
- a CDS encoding DUF2088 domain-containing protein, with protein MSTPLPLMLGARQNFERTPPVDVPATLRRELATVLPRVKPGARIAVAVGSRGIARLPEIVAEVVRVLRDAGAQPFLMPAMGSHGGATPEGQEGILAEYGVTAATCGAPVRPSLEVRQVGSTPDGAPVWCSTVALGADGIIIVNRVKPHTDFGGSFGSGIMKMAVIGLGKITGATACHAAASRLGLAHVIRSMARVILAEAPVLCGVAIVENPFHEVARLAVLPREDIERREEEIFVEARRLMPLLPFADLDLLIVDRIGKNISGAGMDPNVIGRGVQGYSSSLGRVEAGPPVIRRIFVRDLTHETQGNAIGLGLADLTTTRAALAVNKRVTYLNSLTSLTPHAAKIPIHFDTDRECIERALASLAREDTAGARVVRIADTLSLATMEVSEALAPAVKTDARLTQTHGAVAMDFDGAGNLKPLRE; from the coding sequence ATGAGCACACCCCTTCCCCTCATGCTCGGCGCCCGGCAGAACTTCGAGCGCACGCCGCCGGTGGACGTCCCCGCGACGCTGCGGCGCGAACTCGCCACCGTCCTCCCGCGCGTCAAACCCGGCGCGCGCATCGCGGTCGCCGTCGGCAGCCGTGGCATCGCACGCCTTCCGGAGATCGTCGCGGAAGTGGTTCGCGTCCTCCGCGACGCCGGCGCGCAGCCCTTCCTCATGCCTGCGATGGGCAGCCACGGCGGCGCGACGCCCGAGGGACAGGAGGGCATCCTCGCCGAATACGGCGTGACCGCGGCCACGTGCGGCGCGCCCGTGCGGCCTTCATTGGAAGTGAGGCAGGTTGGTTCCACGCCCGACGGCGCGCCCGTGTGGTGCAGCACCGTGGCGCTCGGCGCGGACGGCATCATCATCGTCAACCGCGTCAAGCCGCACACGGACTTCGGCGGCAGCTTCGGCAGCGGGATCATGAAGATGGCCGTCATCGGCCTCGGCAAGATCACCGGCGCCACCGCGTGCCACGCGGCCGCCTCGCGGCTCGGGCTCGCGCACGTGATCCGTTCCATGGCGCGGGTGATCCTCGCCGAGGCGCCGGTCCTCTGCGGCGTGGCGATCGTCGAAAACCCGTTCCACGAAGTCGCGCGCCTCGCCGTGCTGCCGCGCGAAGACATCGAGCGCCGCGAGGAGGAAATCTTCGTCGAGGCCAGACGCCTCATGCCGCTGCTGCCGTTCGCGGACCTCGACCTGCTCATCGTGGACCGCATCGGCAAGAACATCAGCGGCGCGGGCATGGACCCGAACGTGATCGGACGCGGCGTGCAGGGCTATTCGTCGTCGCTCGGGCGCGTCGAGGCGGGGCCGCCCGTGATCCGGCGCATCTTCGTGCGCGACCTCACCCACGAGACGCAGGGGAACGCCATCGGCCTCGGCCTCGCGGACCTCACCACGACGCGCGCCGCGCTCGCGGTCAACAAGCGCGTCACCTACCTCAATTCCCTCACGTCGCTCACGCCCCACGCGGCGAAGATCCCAATCCACTTCGACACCGACCGCGAATGCATCGAGCGCGCGCTGGCTTCGCTCGCGCGGGAGGACACCGCCGGGGCGCGCGTCGTCCGCATCGCGGACACGCTCTCGCTCGCGACGATGGAAGTGAGCGAGGCGCTCGCGCCAGCCGTGAAGACCGACGCGCGGCTCACGCAGACTCACGGCGCGGTCGCGATGGACTTCGACGGCGCGGGGAACCTGAAGCCGCTGCGGGAGTGA
- a CDS encoding M42 family metallopeptidase, which yields MRIASLHFLQRLVNTPSPPGHEARGQRVWLDYARHYADETFSDAHGNTVAVLNKGGSPRLMLAAHADEIAMTVNFVNPDGFIYVRKLGGIDPAITRAQRVVIHSRNGPVKGVVGNVPPHLTKLERERKVPELHELFIDIGVSTRAEAQKLVRVGDPITLDDSFELLRGDVAVARAFDNRIGTFAVAETLRLLHPDRKKLKAEICAVSNIMEEVGLLGARQIAYSLKPDAALVVDVTHATDYPAVNKQMHGDITLGGGPTLTHGPANHPDVVERIEEVAVKKNIKVQHEAQSATSGTDTDVIFWTRGGIPCGLISLPNRYMHSPVELVNLRDLEQIPELMAGFALSLRRGEQFKVRI from the coding sequence ATGCGCATCGCCTCCCTTCACTTCCTGCAGCGCCTCGTCAACACCCCCAGCCCGCCCGGACACGAGGCCCGCGGCCAGCGCGTCTGGCTCGACTACGCGCGCCATTACGCCGACGAGACCTTCTCCGACGCCCACGGCAACACCGTCGCCGTGCTCAACAAGGGCGGCTCGCCACGGCTCATGCTCGCCGCGCACGCGGACGAAATCGCGATGACGGTCAACTTCGTCAATCCCGACGGCTTCATCTACGTGCGCAAGCTCGGCGGGATCGACCCCGCCATCACCCGCGCGCAGCGCGTCGTCATCCACAGCCGCAACGGCCCCGTCAAGGGCGTCGTCGGCAACGTCCCGCCGCACCTCACCAAGCTCGAAAGAGAGCGCAAGGTCCCCGAACTGCACGAGCTCTTCATTGACATCGGCGTCTCGACGCGCGCCGAGGCGCAGAAGCTCGTCCGCGTCGGCGACCCCATCACCCTCGACGACAGCTTCGAGTTGTTGCGCGGCGACGTGGCGGTCGCGCGCGCGTTCGACAACCGCATCGGCACCTTCGCCGTGGCCGAGACGCTGCGCCTGCTGCATCCCGACCGCAAGAAGCTCAAGGCCGAGATCTGCGCCGTGTCGAACATCATGGAGGAAGTCGGCCTCCTCGGCGCGCGGCAGATTGCCTATTCGCTCAAGCCCGACGCCGCGCTCGTGGTGGACGTGACCCACGCGACCGATTACCCGGCCGTGAACAAGCAGATGCACGGCGACATCACGCTCGGCGGCGGTCCCACGCTCACGCACGGCCCGGCGAACCATCCCGACGTCGTCGAGCGCATCGAGGAAGTCGCGGTGAAGAAAAACATCAAGGTCCAGCACGAGGCGCAATCCGCCACGAGCGGGACGGACACCGACGTGATCTTCTGGACCCGCGGCGGCATCCCCTGCGGGCTCATCAGCCTGCCCAACCGCTACATGCACTCGCCCGTCGAGCTGGTGAACCTGCGCGACCTCGAGCAAATCCCCGAGCTCATGGCCGGCTTCGCCCTCTCGCTCAGGCGCGGCGAGCAGTTCAAGGTGAGGATTTGA
- a CDS encoding Glu/Leu/Phe/Val dehydrogenase produces the protein MHVYGHPTFEMACRQFDLVADRMNIPRDDRDRLKLPKRAMTVSLPVHMDDGSTRVFTGHRVQHHLALGPTKGGLRYHPEVELGEVAALAMWMSWKCALAGLPYGGAKGGVACDPHKLSLTELERVTRRYTQEMIPFIGPQMDVMAPDLGTNEQTMAWMMDTYSVHMGCATPGIVTGKPVGIGGSLGRREATGRGVGYLINRALDTIGLHAPHATAVVQGYGNVGAIAAFSLAKFGVKVIAVSDVQGGILNRRGLDLWELDRHVAKHRTVTGFPGSEPVTNEQLLLTPCDILVPAALERQITGQNAAKIQCRVLAEAANGPTTPDADLILDQRPEVFIIPDILCNAGGVIVSYFEWVQDLQSFFWTETEVMDKLFRILEASFMQTLTMSRKQKLTMRQAALSIGISRVHEAKKTRGLFP, from the coding sequence ATGCACGTCTACGGACATCCCACGTTCGAAATGGCCTGCCGGCAGTTTGACCTCGTCGCCGACCGGATGAACATCCCGCGCGACGACCGTGACCGGCTCAAGCTGCCGAAGCGCGCGATGACCGTCTCGCTGCCCGTCCACATGGATGACGGCTCGACGCGCGTCTTCACCGGGCACCGCGTGCAGCATCACCTTGCGCTCGGGCCGACCAAGGGCGGCTTGCGGTATCATCCCGAAGTGGAGTTGGGCGAAGTCGCCGCGCTCGCGATGTGGATGAGCTGGAAATGCGCGCTTGCCGGGCTGCCTTACGGCGGCGCGAAGGGCGGCGTCGCGTGCGACCCGCACAAGCTTTCGCTTACCGAGCTCGAGCGCGTCACGCGCCGCTACACACAGGAGATGATTCCCTTCATCGGCCCGCAGATGGACGTGATGGCGCCCGACCTCGGCACCAACGAACAAACGATGGCGTGGATGATGGACACGTATTCCGTCCACATGGGCTGCGCCACGCCGGGCATCGTGACGGGCAAGCCTGTCGGCATCGGCGGCTCATTGGGCCGGCGCGAGGCCACGGGGCGCGGCGTCGGCTACCTCATCAATCGCGCGCTCGACACCATCGGCTTGCACGCGCCCCACGCGACCGCCGTTGTGCAAGGCTACGGCAATGTCGGCGCCATCGCGGCGTTCTCACTCGCGAAATTCGGCGTGAAGGTCATCGCCGTCAGCGACGTGCAGGGTGGCATCCTCAACCGGCGCGGCCTCGACTTGTGGGAACTCGACCGCCACGTCGCGAAGCACCGGACAGTGACAGGATTTCCCGGGTCGGAACCGGTCACCAATGAACAGTTGCTGCTCACGCCGTGCGACATCCTTGTGCCCGCGGCGCTCGAGCGGCAGATCACCGGGCAGAACGCGGCGAAAATCCAATGCCGCGTCCTCGCCGAGGCGGCCAACGGGCCGACCACGCCCGACGCCGACCTGATCCTCGACCAGCGGCCGGAGGTCTTCATCATCCCGGACATCCTCTGCAACGCCGGCGGCGTGATCGTCTCCTACTTCGAGTGGGTGCAGGACTTGCAGAGCTTCTTCTGGACCGAGACCGAGGTGATGGACAAGTTGTTCCGCATTCTCGAGGCGTCGTTCATGCAGACGCTCACGATGAGCCGCAAGCAGAAGCTCACCATGCGCCAGGCCGCGTTGAGCATCGGCATCAGCCGCGTGCACGAGGCGAAAAAGACGCGCGGGTTGTTCCCGTGA
- a CDS encoding sodium:proton antiporter encodes MNPTAIEHHLGLVLLQWMVIMAAAWFFGRAGQRLGQPLAVGEIFAGIVLGPSLLGLVWPSIHGALFPGQPFFALFPDETQQSLQLLGKLGLILLLFQVGMEFDYGHLASRSRAVLAVSAAGIVAPVAGGLLIGPWLHRNFAPETPFAGFQMFVCIALSITALPIMGRILLEMRLERTALGALGISSAAIDDVVGWVGLAVISALAKSQFEWMPFLGQVAGVLVFFGGLMTLVGPWLRGRWQKSRGFAEGRLGPGFMTVLLTVLFTCCLITNKLGIFSIFGAFLLGVALHQDTSLVKAWREKFADFVLVALVPIFFTNTGLRTEIGSLNTGTAWLGAVVVLVVATAGKFGGCWAAARFTGQPQRESLCVAALMNTRALMALVAINIGFELKLLPRELFTMFVLMALLTTAMTGPMLRAWLPEDLKKLVPRVGG; translated from the coding sequence ATGAACCCGACCGCCATCGAACATCATCTCGGCCTGGTCCTGCTCCAGTGGATGGTCATCATGGCCGCCGCCTGGTTCTTCGGCCGCGCGGGGCAGCGGCTCGGGCAGCCGCTCGCGGTGGGTGAAATCTTTGCGGGCATCGTTCTCGGGCCGTCGTTGCTCGGGCTCGTGTGGCCTTCGATTCACGGGGCCCTCTTTCCCGGACAGCCGTTCTTCGCGCTGTTCCCGGACGAGACGCAGCAGTCGCTTCAACTGCTCGGCAAGCTCGGCCTCATCCTGCTGCTATTCCAGGTCGGCATGGAGTTCGATTACGGCCACCTGGCGTCGCGCTCGCGCGCGGTGCTGGCGGTGTCGGCGGCGGGCATCGTCGCGCCGGTCGCGGGCGGGCTGCTCATCGGCCCGTGGCTGCACCGGAACTTCGCGCCGGAGACGCCGTTCGCCGGGTTTCAGATGTTCGTCTGCATCGCGCTCTCGATCACGGCGCTGCCGATCATGGGGCGCATCCTGCTCGAAATGCGGCTCGAGCGCACCGCGCTCGGCGCGCTGGGCATCAGTTCGGCGGCGATTGACGACGTTGTGGGCTGGGTCGGGCTGGCGGTGATCTCGGCGCTGGCGAAATCGCAGTTCGAGTGGATGCCGTTCCTCGGGCAGGTCGCCGGGGTGCTCGTGTTCTTCGGCGGGCTGATGACGCTCGTCGGGCCATGGCTGCGCGGGCGGTGGCAGAAGAGCCGGGGATTCGCCGAGGGCCGCCTCGGGCCGGGGTTCATGACCGTGCTGCTGACGGTGCTGTTCACGTGCTGCCTGATAACGAACAAGCTCGGCATCTTCTCGATCTTCGGCGCATTCCTGCTCGGCGTGGCGCTGCATCAGGACACGTCGCTCGTGAAGGCCTGGCGCGAGAAGTTCGCCGACTTCGTGCTCGTGGCGCTGGTGCCGATCTTCTTCACGAACACGGGGCTGCGCACCGAGATCGGCTCGCTGAACACGGGCACGGCGTGGCTCGGCGCGGTGGTCGTGCTCGTGGTGGCGACGGCGGGCAAATTCGGCGGTTGCTGGGCCGCGGCGCGGTTCACGGGTCAGCCGCAGCGGGAGTCGCTGTGCGTCGCGGCCCTGATGAACACGCGCGCGTTGATGGCGCTCGTGGCCATCAACATCGGCTTCGAGCTCAAGCTGCTGCCTCGGGAACTCTTCACGATGTTCGTGCTGATGGCGCTGCTCACGACGGCGATGACGGGGCCGATGTTGCGCGCGTGGCTGCCGGAGGATTTGAAGAAGCTGGTGCCGCGGGTCGGAGGGTGA
- a CDS encoding ascorbate-dependent monooxygenase, with the protein MNLQTLLPAATLTCFIAVSATAGSNDKPSPAKPAAAVYTPRPVNTLTFTKDIAPIVWKNCAECHRAGEVGPFTLTSFQDVAKRTKTIASVIEKGTMPPWKAAPVQRYHDERVLTAEQVGMFKQWAAEGAREGNVSDLPPLPKFASGWKLGTPDLVLEMPEAYSIAAEGRDVYRNFVIPTRLTDDRWLAAVEVHPGNRSVVHHVIVHYDTSGQARELDARDPGPGYGRGGGGIGFRGSQIGGWAPGNDARLAPAGVGRLLPKNADIVLQVHYNKSGKPETDRTKIGLHFVKGRVDQRWHTFPLVARLSIPAGDPDYVTRSTIPVPTDSTLHSVMPHMHLVGREMKVSATLPDGREIPLVHVPKWDFNWQMTYAFADPVKLPRGSRIHMEAHYDNSTGNPNNPNNPPRPIRWGEQTNDEMCLAYLNFTHDGESLTKGRKVDGVSDILRDLGEQFRKKK; encoded by the coding sequence ATGAACCTGCAAACCCTGCTCCCCGCCGCCACGCTCACGTGCTTCATCGCCGTTTCCGCGACGGCCGGCTCGAACGACAAGCCTTCGCCGGCGAAGCCCGCCGCGGCCGTCTACACGCCGCGCCCCGTGAACACGCTGACGTTCACCAAGGACATCGCGCCCATCGTCTGGAAGAACTGCGCCGAGTGCCATCGCGCCGGCGAAGTCGGGCCGTTCACACTCACGAGTTTTCAGGACGTCGCCAAGCGCACCAAGACCATCGCCTCCGTGATTGAGAAGGGCACGATGCCGCCGTGGAAAGCGGCGCCCGTGCAGCGCTATCACGATGAGCGCGTGCTGACCGCGGAACAGGTGGGCATGTTCAAGCAATGGGCCGCCGAGGGCGCGCGCGAAGGAAACGTGTCAGACCTGCCGCCGCTGCCGAAGTTCGCGTCCGGCTGGAAACTCGGCACGCCCGACCTCGTCCTGGAGATGCCCGAGGCCTACTCCATCGCCGCCGAGGGGCGTGACGTGTATCGCAACTTTGTGATTCCGACCAGGCTCACCGACGACCGCTGGCTTGCGGCCGTCGAAGTGCATCCCGGCAATCGCAGCGTCGTGCATCACGTGATCGTCCACTACGACACCAGCGGGCAGGCACGCGAGCTTGACGCGCGCGACCCCGGTCCCGGTTACGGGCGCGGCGGCGGCGGCATCGGGTTCCGCGGCTCGCAAATCGGCGGCTGGGCGCCCGGCAACGACGCACGGCTCGCGCCCGCCGGTGTCGGCCGGCTGTTGCCGAAGAACGCGGACATCGTGCTGCAAGTCCACTACAACAAAAGCGGCAAGCCCGAGACCGACCGCACGAAGATCGGCCTGCACTTCGTGAAGGGCCGGGTGGACCAGCGCTGGCACACGTTCCCGCTCGTCGCACGGCTGAGCATCCCCGCCGGCGACCCCGATTACGTCACGCGCAGCACCATCCCGGTGCCGACGGACTCGACGCTGCACAGCGTCATGCCGCACATGCACCTCGTCGGCCGCGAGATGAAGGTTTCGGCGACGCTGCCCGACGGCAGGGAAATCCCGCTCGTGCACGTGCCGAAGTGGGATTTCAACTGGCAGATGACCTACGCCTTCGCGGACCCGGTGAAACTCCCGCGCGGTTCACGAATCCACATGGAGGCGCATTACGACAACTCGACCGGCAATCCGAACAACCCAAACAACCCGCCGCGCCCCATCCGCTGGGGCGAGCAGACCAACGACGAGATGTGCCTCGCCTATCTGAACTTCACCCACGACGGCGAGAGCCTGACGAAGGGCCGGAAGGTGGACGGGGTGAGCGACATCTTGCGCGACTTGGGCGAGCAGTTTCGGAAGAAGAAGTAG